The Coffea arabica cultivar ET-39 chromosome 2c, Coffea Arabica ET-39 HiFi, whole genome shotgun sequence genome includes the window AACTATGGTAGTCTTGACTTTGAATTATGTGTTCGTGAAACTTCCAACATTATCCAGTGGCTTCTGAATGAGATTTAAAGGGCTTCACTGAATGATCAAAACCAATGAAATACAGGTGGATCTTCTTACCttttctcttgtatttttaGGTCTGTGGCTGAGGACTCACATGATGATGATAATACGCATGATTCTCAAGGAAAAACAGTAGATACAAGGTCCCAAGCCTGTCCAAATTGTGCTGATATTAAACAACCTATAAACAATGGCGAAACAGATCTAAAGGAGACTCTAGTTTCAGGGTTGTCAGAAAATAGAATTGCAGATGACTATTCTAGTAGAAGTGGACAAGATGATGACTTCAAAAGTGTCTTACAACATCAAGCACAACTTGAAGAGCAATATGAAGAAGACACAGCCCAGGGAGAGTGGGAAGAGAAGGTCAGAGAGAACAGCAGCTGTGTGGTGGTATATCTTATAAATTTTGATCAGGATACAAAGTTCTTTTTAAACCATCCTTGAAATGTTCTGTTTGTGTTGCTATCTGGCACATGCCAACAATGCTACTAATTGATATCTGTATGGATGTCGACTGCTAACACCTTCCAAAAAGGGTGCTGATCATGGTACCACTTTCCAATGTTCTTCTATTCCACTCAAGTAAAACAGACTCTGGTGTACCTTCAAGTTTGGCTGTGTATCAACCAAGCATCTTTTCTTGTGAAATATGAATCTTGTTGAAAGTAACTTGTTGGATCTATAAGATTGATTAGGTACTTGGAACACTTTGTTGCTTCTCTTTCAAAAACTAATTGAAGCTGGTAGCATTATTTAGCTGTTAGACTAGCTCTGAAAATGTTTAGAATTGTGAACCATGCCAACTCTGGGTCTAGGGGTTTCATGGTGTGCTTTACTCCCATTATATTATTAATtgttttctattatttttggtcaatttaatGTGCTTCTTCACAGAGCTGATATGTATAAATTAATTTGAACCATTTTCCATAatattttggtgtatttctGAGCTCTAATCCTTTTGATGACCCATCAGGACTCCTGTGACCCTGGGAACCGCTCAGATGTAACTGAGGAAAGAGAAGAGGTGAAGGCATCAGGGCAATCATCTCCTGCAGGAATAAGAAATTCTGTAGACCAACAATCAGACTTGGAAGTTGCCAAAACTAGCTTCACTTCGGAGATGGAACCGGAAGTTTCCAAAGATTTGCTAATCTCTCCGCATTCTGAGACTGGATATGTACAGGAGCCAAAAACCAGCAGCTTGGTTGCTCATGGATCCTCGTCATCAGAATATGCATTTCCTACGTCAAAGGGGTCTCTTAGCCAAGGGGTTCCGGGAAATGTTGATAGCACACCTTCGAGAAGCAGCCGTACATATTTGTCTGATGGTTCTTATGGGAATTCCTCTGTCCATGTTCCTTTCCCATCTCCAAACAATGGAGAAAGTTCAGGGAGCCACAAGGAACTTGCTTTGATGCCCCAAAAGTCCTCCAGTGACTTAGAATCTGTCCTGAAGGCACTTCAACAAGCTAAGTCATCATTAAACCAGAAGCTTCATGGTATGCCACTATTAGAAGGTGGATCGTCTGGCAACGGTGTTGAACCCTCTTTTCCTGGCAACAAATTAACTGGGGGAAAAGTGGTTGTTCCCGTTGGATGTCCTGGGCTTTTTCGGTTGCCAACTGattttcaacttgaaggaagtGCAAAAGTAAACTACCTGAGTTCAAATACAGCACTCAGTTTAGCAAATTCTTATCCTGAACCTGTTCCTGGGTGGTTCGCGAACAGCTCTCTTGCAGAATCTAGATCAAGTGCATTTGTTGGCAATCACTTTGACACTACCCCTTATTCGGGCATTGGTTCTGGAGCTCATAGACCCACTCCCTCGTACACACTGGGTGCATCAGGTTTACATGCTTCAGCAATGCCATTTACAGAAATCCGACCAGGAGTTCCTGCATCTGGGCCAGTGTTTGAACCAGCTTTGGAAGCCGGTCTATCCTCTTCTGGTAGATCCAACTATCTTGATCCTCAAACGAATGGAGCACTTCTCCTTCCGAGTAGATACGCCTATCCAACCTACCCATTCTACCAAGAGGTGCGTCCACAAGTACCTGGTAATGAAAGACTTTCAAGATATGTTCCAAGCGTGGAATTGGGGACGCCTTCTCCTGCTCGCTTTTCCTTTTATGATGATCATATTAGACCAAATATGTACAAATAGCAATGCAATGTTAAGGGGCAATATGGGATCTGATTCTTCAGGACCTCAACTACTCTAGGCGCATCATGAAAACTTCCCGATTTTACGTGGGGTAGTTTGGTGTATGAATTTTTATTGTAGATGTCTTGTTTAATGTTTATTTCATGCTTTTACATGCTTTTTAACTTTTTGGTTAAggttccttcaaaaaaaaaaaaaaaaaaaaactttttggcTAAGGTCTCTCCACCTGTCACGATGGTTTGGGTATATACGGTACATTACATGGCTTGCCGTAGAGGTGAACTTCTCATTGAGGAGCAGCTCTgaatagggatggcaacggggcggggttggggcgggtgacccctcccccgtcccccgcctcccGCCCCGCCCTGCCTTGCCCCGCTTCCCCTGCGGGTGcccccgcggggttaataaaattttattatataattttattataattaaattttaataaataatcaagtactaaaatatcaacacatcaccaaattattattcattgtaattttacaattgaaactcataaaaacaatcaaacagaaattatttgaatacaatccaatatgataaaataaatataactaaaatagtcaaattttcacttttagtacaaatgcaatcactaattcattattgtgtttgtgctttttttttgagaaaaaaatgttattctattaagtgtaattagaaatttagtataaatgtattagtaaatttagtataactaattaataaattttattagtagacatgtataattattcatataattgataatatcaattatattacataaactactatacattatataatacatctaactaataatatcattatcataagtttataactaattaacttacatattatatataattgtatatatatatatatatttttttttttgctggtggcggggcgggggatacccccgccccgtttctaagcgggggaaaaaattcccccccgcccccgccccaacccccgccccgaGAGCCCCCCGGGCACCCgtccccattgccatccctagctCTAAAGCATGGGGCCCCTATGCTTTTGGTACACGTTAAAATTAAGGTTAAAAAAAAGTGGGATAAACGGTCAATTTTAtctctaaatttttttatagtggcaatttggtccttgcataatttttttggtcaatttaaTTCCTATACTTATTTTCGGTTCAAATTGAGGAATGTTGCGACGGCGTCACTATGtaatttcgatcaagcttctaATTGAGCACCtaagcaggggtatttcgagTACTTCATTGGTGGGGTTGAAAGATAAGAAGTAAAATTCGAAACGAAAATTTACCGGTACATTTTATCAGTGAGAAAAACCCAAACCCGAAATATCAACTTTTTCTTACAAAAACTCAAAGCTTTAGTGAATGATGTGTTGAAAAAAATCGACTGAAATCATGATGAATAAGGAAATGTAATGGCACAGGAAATCGAAGGATGGAGGCAGCAAGTGATGAAAGGTACGAAATAAGAAATTTTGGGAAAGAGAGGTCAAGCAAATTGAGTAAGTTGAACCACTTTAATCTCTTTGATTTGTTATGTTAATAGCACGATTTTGTGTCCATTGTAATATTCGTCATTTCCTTTATAAATTAGACTTTCTAATTTTGAACCATTCAATCCGACACGCGACACTTTTTAGGACTCGATCATTACATCGTGAGCTTGAGGATGCTTTGTCCCAACTCTTCCTTGGACGCATTTCACTGCAATGATTTTGTAGACCactttggaaaatttggaataCCGAGCAGATATTCCTTTTTATCAATAAGCCTAAGATTACAACTGAATTCTCCCTTCGATTTTTACTTCTTATCTTACAACCCTAGCAATGACGTATCCAAAATACAGCTGCTTAGGTGCTCAATtggaagcttgatcgaaattaCATGATAGCGCCGCCGCAACGTTCCTCAATTGGAGCCGATAAATAAGTATAGGGATTACATTGGCCAAAAAATTAAGTAGGGGTCAAATTGATACTATtaaaaagtttagggacgaaattagccatttttccaaaaaaaaaaaaaaaaagtttctccATTCCTAATTTTTCTGATGACAAGAAAATCTTCCCTCCTCGATTTCCTAAATTTCCCTAGTCAATGCATGGGGCATTAGCACCATCTTTGCAGCCTGATTTGGCAGACTTCTTACTCAGCGATGAAGATAAATCAAACAAATTgaaaagttctttttttttttttttattcggTAAGTTAAaattaaaagggaaaaatccTAGATAGTATGACTGTCTAGGATGCTTCTTAACCTTTTCTGCAAAGTTCTATTCTACGTTTCCTCCATCGTTTATACGGGTTACCATGGTTCTTGGTTTTCGTGAAAGCAACAAGAAGTTATACTTGGTCAAGCAATAAAACCACAAGTTTAGTTTAGAATGGGTCCGATTACTTGATGAAATGTACAAAATGGCAAAACGGCTGATTGAATTGAATGGTTCAAACTCGCCAACCCAAACCAATACCTTAAATGGAATGTAGTAAATTATAGGAAGTTACCTTTCTCACTTCTTGGTTTCACCAGTAAGAAAATTATAATAGTCAGCCACGGCGGTATGACCACCCAGTCAACGCAGGCTTTTTGAATGTTCTTGTACTACAACGACAAGTATTCCATTACCTATAAATACCCCATCTCAGCTCCCAATTTATTTCTCAAATATTCCTCCATTCCTACAAAGTACAAACACACACAGACGCAATCACTAACCGAGTCTCCATTCCAATCCCAtcttcaacatttttttttgtggattAAATCCAGCGGAAAAAACAAAATGTTGAGGGACGAAAGAGGAGCAGGCTgctcttcatcatcatcatcatcatcaagttCAAGGCCATCCCAATTGATTCAACCTGCTAATTCTTCCATCTATGATTTCGGGTACCCTCGTCCACAAAACGAATGCGCTAGCCCCGTGGCCTACAACATGGTATCAAACGCCGGCGGTTTTTCATATTCCAGATTCGGGAGCGGTGATGATTCTGCCCAACAAAGCGGCTGGGATCACGGTGGGGATTTCGACGGCGGCGACGGGGATAGTACTAGACCTTACATGATAAGGTGGAAGTCTGGGAAAAGGGTTGATCAAAGACTGATGACGCTGCTGGAATCGTTCTACCAGGAAATCTACGTGAAACGAGAGGATTTCTTCGAGAAAATCTTCCCCGAGAAGCACGAGGAATTCACCGATGTATTTGATAAGATTGGGGCGATGCTGTGGAAGAACAAGGATAAAGCCAAGCATCGAACCATGCAGAGAAGCTTGAGCGTCGGGTCGCCAAGGCGGCCTCAGCGGTTCAAAGTCAAGACTCCGAATGTTATCGTGAGTGGCTCCGATGGCCAAGGCGGCCAAACTGGCCCGGCTGCCACCGCCtggaaataattattattaattagttGCACGTCCACATTTGTTGACttggaaaattattttatttagttGCCATGATGGGTCTTTGATCTTTTAGTGGAAAATCTTGGATGTATGGGTCACTGTACAGATATTCTTTTAttcaatattaatttttttttgaataaaaaaaatttaatttgactgtgagttattatttttattcttaccTTTTCTCATCAATATTGGAGATGAGTGATTGAAGGCATAAAATTGGAGATTTCTAAGGGCCATAACGTTAATTTCTCTTTAAGATTGAAAGGACAATTAAAAATCTAAAACCTCTCTACTTTTTAAGGTCGAGTTGGATATGTATTGATTTAATGTTCTTAGGATTTTAATCGTTTAACTAATTAATGGAGAGTTAATTAGAGAGAAGCAAGTAATTAGAGAAATCCTAACACTACTTTTTTCTGCCTAGCTTGCTCACCTCTTCAAAACTTAGAATTGAAGAataattgtgtttggattgcatttttcatgattctTCCTAAAAAatttactgtagcgatttgatgtatgtgaggtaaaaagataataggaaaatgtgatcacggaaaacgatataattttttgatgaaaaatcGAAATCCAAACAAGGCAGAGTTCCACTAAATTAAATGGTCGATCTTGCTGGCAGAGTCAGATTGATAAAATGTACTAATTGTTGGTCAAACAGGATGCTAATTGCATTTGACAAAACTTGGAATTGAACCAATCTACATCTTACAAATTTTTGGTGACATCGACATAAACTTACGTGCAATATGCTTCCTTTATTGACTTCGACATATCCTTATACCGTAAGTGGCAATTGCCAGTGTCAAACGAATCCTTTGCACGGCATTGAATAATTGACTAAAATTCTGTCAGAATTTCCCCTCTTTGGCTTCGATGTCAGGATATTAGaatctaaaaaataaataaaattgagACATTCCATGTCTTGTCTTGCTTTAGAAGGAAGGATGGAccgtccttttttttttttttgagagagcCCATATCATTTACTACACCAAAAGTTATAGCGGAAGAAACTAATCGTCATCGGATAGACAGATAGTGAAGTTGGTGTTTTGGATTGcagttttttatcaaaaaaaatttacaattttcataaacatatattttaattatctttttaccctatatatattaaattactATAATAcattttctataaaaatttcaaaaaatagtaGTGCTATCCTAACTCACCgttgaagaaattttcttgcATCTTGGGAAAACAAGAAATATATGTGTCTGTGCTCGTGCGCGGGCGCACATCACCTTGACGTAGCCTCTCACCGCATTCGTCAAATTCCAATTGTTCGATGATAGAGCATTTCTAGAATTCTTCGTAGTCTAGATTTTCAAACCCCATCGAATCATTTGACACAGAATTGAAAAAGATTAATCAAGTTTGGATGTAATTAGCCCTGGCAAtttagatctttttttttttaaatacataaCTCATGAATTCGTTGCATtccaattaaattaaattatcaaaaattgTATTTTCTAACGTCGCATCTTGTGATCTTGATGCTCACTTTGCACATCTCCATATGTATTTAAAAGAGTAAAATAGGATATCAGAATAAGTCCTTTCAGCTAATTCAGCTATGCCACATCAGCAAAATCCCCACTCAATTATTCTCCAATGACAATTGTGAAGACTGAAGACATGAGTTAAAACTTCTAGGATTGGCCTTTTCTGCCTTTGACAAAACTTGATTACCTGGATTGGGCTTTTCCAGGTTTCAACTGGCATTATGGGCGTACACTGCTTTTCTAGCCAGACTGACTAAATTGAAAAGGTTCCTTCTATCCCCTTTCATGCATCAAATAAGCCCAACAAATAATATTAAGGaaactaggcccaatagaagtTGCTCCAATATGTACTTTTCAAGGGCTCAGAATACTTACTATGGAGTCAAAGAAAGACGACAAGGGGTATGAATATGATggagtaaaatttttttttaaaaaaaaaagggaaaaagcaagataaaaccaaaaatgcagtttagtttagtttttttcTTTATGACTTTTATCTGTTAATGAATGTGAAATTAGAAGATCTACTTATGTAAAATCTATTTTTCACTAGCAAGGAGTACAAGATTCGTTGTTATTGAAAAGTGAATTATTGACTTAAGTATTTTATAAACCAGTGTTCTTGGATGCTAAGTAATAGAAATGAAGGAATCTTGTGGGTGTGTTTAATATCACGGTTTGACTAAGATTTAAGAAATATTTTGATTTGTTATACTATTGATAACGAATAACAACATCATGTAGGGCAAAAAAATGAATCAAACTAATCGATATTTGAATCGAGTTCAACTTCGTAGGAGTTCGTTCGAATTTGATTGGCCAATTAATCACACCAGGGTTGAATAGTAGTTTATGTTCAATAATTTTTaaacttgataaaaaaaaaactcattcaAATTCGattcatcaaataaataaatcaaatttgagcaaaattttAAACTCATATAAAATAATCAAGCAAAATTAAACACTAAGTATTTGA containing:
- the LOC113725697 gene encoding uncharacterized protein isoform X1, which produces MSSSVNEDHDQRNNGGLEDLTSMTIESLRARLLSERAMSRTSRQRADELAKRVVELEEQLKLVSLQRKKAEKATADVLAILESNGISDASEAFDSNSDQETVFSDSKVSNDSENRKETLSNFQVRRRDMDSCSSSEIDSSPSTGRSLSWKSSKDSLHSLERKKYTETVRRRCSTFASNSSLPKRIGKSCRRIRRREARSVAEDSHDDDNTHDSQGKTVDTRSQACPNCADIKQPINNGETDLKETLVSGLSENRIADDYSSRSGQDDDFKSVLQHQAQLEEQYEEDTAQGEWEEKVRENSSCVVDSCDPGNRSDVTEEREEVKASGQSSPAGIRNSVDQQSDLEVAKTSFTSEMEPEVSKDLLISPHSETGYVQEPKTSSLVAHGSSSSEYAFPTSKGSLSQGVPGNVDSTPSRSSRTYLSDGSYGNSSVHVPFPSPNNGESSGSHKELALMPQKSSSDLESVLKALQQAKSSLNQKLHGMPLLEGGSSGNGVEPSFPGNKLTGGKVVVPVGCPGLFRLPTDFQLEGSAKVNYLSSNTALSLANSYPEPVPGWFANSSLAESRSSAFVGNHFDTTPYSGIGSGAHRPTPSYTLGASGLHASAMPFTEIRPGVPASGPVFEPALEAGLSSSGRSNYLDPQTNGALLLPSRYAYPTYPFYQEVRPQVPGNERLSRYVPSVELGTPSPARFSFYDDHIRPNMYK
- the LOC113725697 gene encoding uncharacterized protein isoform X2, producing MSSSVNEDHDQRNNGGLEDLTSMTIESLRARLLSERAMSRTSRQRADELAKRVVELEEQLKLVSLQRKKAEKATADVLAILESNGISDASEAFDSNSDQETVFSDSKVSNDSENRKETLSNFQVRRRDMDSCSSSEIDSSPSTGRSLSWKSSKDSLHSLERKKYTETVRRRCSTFASNSSLPKRIGKSCRRIRRREARSVAEDSHDDDNTHDSQGKTVDTRSQACPNCADIKQPINNGETDLKETLVSGLSENRIADDYSSRSGQDDDFKSVLQHQAQLEEQYEEDTAQGEWEEKDSCDPGNRSDVTEEREEVKASGQSSPAGIRNSVDQQSDLEVAKTSFTSEMEPEVSKDLLISPHSETGYVQEPKTSSLVAHGSSSSEYAFPTSKGSLSQGVPGNVDSTPSRSSRTYLSDGSYGNSSVHVPFPSPNNGESSGSHKELALMPQKSSSDLESVLKALQQAKSSLNQKLHGMPLLEGGSSGNGVEPSFPGNKLTGGKVVVPVGCPGLFRLPTDFQLEGSAKVNYLSSNTALSLANSYPEPVPGWFANSSLAESRSSAFVGNHFDTTPYSGIGSGAHRPTPSYTLGASGLHASAMPFTEIRPGVPASGPVFEPALEAGLSSSGRSNYLDPQTNGALLLPSRYAYPTYPFYQEVRPQVPGNERLSRYVPSVELGTPSPARFSFYDDHIRPNMYK